Proteins found in one Anabas testudineus chromosome 1, fAnaTes1.2, whole genome shotgun sequence genomic segment:
- the znf330 gene encoding zinc finger protein 330: MPKKKTGARKKAESRREREKQSRANREHVDVAKHPCNSNMECDKCQRKQKNRAFCYFCNSVQKLPVCAQCGKTKCMKSSDCVIKHPGVHSTGMAMVGAVCDFCEAWVCHGRKCLSTHACACPLTDADCIECDRGVWDHGGRIFRCSFCQNFLCEDDQFEHQASCQVLQAETFKCVSCNRLGQHSCLRCKACYCDDHAKSKVFKQEKGKAPPCPKCGHETQETKDLSMSTRTLKFGRQAGADDDDDYYDGASGYDSYWKNLASGGRDQQDDYGEDEEDEEDDEDEYEEDEEEEEDDEEEEDCEEDTAAGSLASLKLDGTAA; the protein is encoded by the exons ATGCCCAAGAAGAAAACCGGAGCTCGGAAAAAGGCAGAGAGTcgcagagagcgagagaaacaGAGTCGAGCCAACCGGGAACATGTGGATGTGGCCAAACACCCCTGCAACTCCAACATG GAATGTGACAAATGTCAGAG AAAACAGAAGAATAGAGCTTTCTGCTATTTCTGTAACTCGGTGCAGAAACTGCCTGTCTGCGCTCAGTGTG gCAAAACCAAGTGCATGAAATCATCAGATTGTGTCATCAAACATCCAGGCGTCCACAGCACTGGGATGGCCATGGTG GGAGCAGTATGCGACTTCTGTGAAGCTTGGGTGTGCCACGGAAGGAAATGTTTGAGCACTCACGCTTGTGCATGTCCCCTGACTGATGCAGACTGCATTGAGTGTGACCGTGGTGTCTGGGATCATG GAGGACGAATCTTCCGTTGTTCCTTCTGTCAAAACTTTTTATGTGAGGATGATCAATTTGAGCACCAGGCAAGCTGCCAAGTCCTTCAGgcagaaacattcaaat GTGTTTCCTGCAACAGATTAGGACAACACTCTTGCCTGCGCTGCAAG GCCTGTTACTGTGACGACCATGCCAAGAGTAAGGTCTTCAAACAGGAGAAGGGAAAAGCTCCTCCGTGTCCCAAGTGTGGCCACGAGACTCAGGAGACCAAAGACCTCAGCATGTCTA ctCGCACGCTGAAATTCGGTCGTCAGGCTGGAGCCGACGATGACGACGATTATTACGACGGAGCATCGGGCTACGATTCCTACTGGAAGAATCTGGCGTCCGGAGGCAGAGACCAGCAGGACGACTACGGAGAGgacgaggaggacgaggaggacgaCGAAGATGAGtatgaggaagatgaggaggaggaggaagatgatgaggaggaagaggactgTGAAGAGGACACAGCTGCAGGTTCTCTTGCCAGTCTTAAACTGGATGGGACTGCTGCTTAG